In Polyodon spathula isolate WHYD16114869_AA unplaced genomic scaffold, ASM1765450v1 scaffolds_732, whole genome shotgun sequence, one genomic interval encodes:
- the LOC121308541 gene encoding frizzled-9 has product MEGFHLKIAIYLLCQLMIAGSSLEIGAYDIERGREAKCEPIEIPMCQGIGYNMTRMPNYMRHENQKEAAIKLHEFAPLVEYGCHVHLRFFLCSLYAPMCTDQVSTSIPACRPMCEQARQKCAPIMEQFNFGWPDSLDCSKLPTKNDPNALCMEAPENDTKGETQKGQGMLPVPPRPRQPGAGDGRLPGSLGSCENPEKFQYVEKSRSCAPRCSSAVDVFWSRQDKDFAFIWMAVWSTLCFISTAFTVLTFLLDPHRFQYPERPIIFLSMCYNVYSVAFIIRSVAGAENIACDRENGELYVIQEGLESTGCTIVFLILYYFGMASSIWWVILTLTWFLAAGKKWGHEAIEAHSSYFHMAAWGIPAMKTIVILTMRKVAGDELTGLCYVGSMDVNALTGFVLIPLSCYLVIGTSFILTGFVALFHIRKIMKTEGTNTEKLEKLMVKIGVFSILYTVPATCVIICYFYERLNMDYWKFRALDHKCTSFPGRKNDDCSLEESVPTVAVFMLKIFMSLVVGITSGVWVWSSKTLQTWQGLCNRKLSVRTTRKPCSGVSCSGTHCHYKAPTVVLHMSKTDPFLDSPTHV; this is encoded by the coding sequence atggaagGCTTTCATTTGAAGATAGCGATTTACCTGCTGTGTCAGCTGATGATTGCAGGATCCAGTCTGGAGATAGGGGCGTATGATATAGAGCGGGGTAGGGAGGCTAAATGTGAGCCTATCGAGATCCCCATGTGCCAGGGTATCGGCTACAACATGACCAGGATGCCCAACTACATGCGGCACGAGAACCAGAAGGAGGCTGCCATCAAGCTGCACGAGTTCGCCCCGCTGGTGGAGTACGGCTGCCACGTCCACCTGCGCTTCTTCCTGTGCTCGCTCTACGCCCCCATGTGCACGGACCAGGTGTCCACCTCTATCCCCGCCTGCAGACCCATGTGTGAGCAAGCCAGGCAGAAGTGCGCCCCTATCATGGAGCAGTTCAATTTCGGGTGGCCCGACTCCCTGGACTGCTCCAAGCTGCCCACCAAGAACGACCCCAACGCCCTGTGCATGGAAGCCCCTGAGAACGACACCAAGGGGGAGACGCAGAAGGGGCAGGGCATGCTGCCGGTGCCGCCCCGGCCCAGGCAGCCAGGGGCCGGAGACGGGCGCTTGCCGGGCAGCCTGGGCTCCTGCGAGAACCCGGAGAAGTTCCAGTACGTGGAGAAGAGCCGGTCCTGTGCGCCCAGGTGCTCGTCTGCCGTGGACGTCTTCTGGTCACGGCAGGACAAGGATTTCGCCTTCATCTGGATGGCTGTCTGGTCCACCCTGTGTTTCATCTCCACCGCCTTCACAGTCCTGACCTTCCTGTTAGATCCCCACAGGTTCCAGTACCCCGAGAGGCCCATCATCTTCCTGTCCATGTGCTACAATGTCTACTCGGTGGCCTTCATCATCCGCTCTGTGGCTGGTGCTGAGAACATTGCCTGCGACCGCGAGAACGGGGAACTCTACGTCATCCAGGAAGGACTGGAAAGCACCGGCTGCACCATCGTCTTCCTCATCCTCTACTACTTCGGCATGGCCAGCTCTATCTGGTGGGTGATTCTCACCCTGACCTGGTTCCTGGCAGCAGGAAAGAAATGGGGCCATGAAGCCATCGAGGCACACAGCAGCTATTTCCACATGGCGGCTTGGGGCATCCCAGCTATGAAGACCATTGTCATCCTCACCATGAGGAAGGTGGCTGGCGACGAACTGACGGGCCTGTGCTATGTGGGTAGCATGGACGTCAACGCCCTCACCGGCTTCGTCCTCATCCCGCTTTCCTGCTACCTGGTCATCGGCACCTCCTTCATCCTGACTGGCTTTGTGGCGCTGTTCCATATCCGCAAAATCATGAAGACCGAAGGGACCAACACGGAGAAGCTGGAGAAGCTGATGGTCAAGATTGGTGTCTTTTCAATCCTCTACACCGTGCCTGCCACCTGCGTCATCATCTGCTACTTCTACGAGAGGCTCAACATGGATTACTGGAAGTTCAGAGCCTTGGATCATAAGTGCACCTCTTTCCCTGGGAGAAAGAATGACGACTGCTCCTTGGAAGAGTCTGTACCCACCGTGGCTGTGTTCATGCTCAAGATTTTCATGTCCCTGGTGGTGGGCATCACCAGCGGTGTTTGGGTCTGGAGCTCCAAGACCCTTCAGACCTGGCAGGGCCTGTGCAACAGGAAGCTGTCGGTCAGGACTACCAGGAAACCGTGCAGCGGCGTCAGCTGCAGTGGCACCCACTGCCATTACAAAGCACCCACGGTGGTGTTACACATGAGCAAAACGGATCCCTTTTTGGACAGCCCAACTCATGTCTGA